Part of the Kitasatospora sp. NBC_01266 genome, CTGCCGCAGTCGGCGCTGCCGGCCGGCGCGTCCATCGGCTCCGAGCCGGCCGTCATCGCGGGGGCCCGGATCGATCTGACGGGCTACCTGCTGCTGCCGGCCCCCGCCGAGCCGCACGCCCACCACGACACCGCGTTCACCGGCCGGCCGACCGAGGTGCCGGCCGGCTCCGCCGAGCGGGCCGAGGCGCCCGTCGAGCTCATCCGCCGGGTCACCGAGGCCGCCCTCACCTCCCTCGGCTACGGCGCCACCGCCCAGCGCACCCACGTGCGGATCGGCGGCCCGGACCGGCTCGGCCGACTGGAGGCCGTGCTCACCGCGCGCCAGGCGCTGCGCGGGCTGGTGGGACTCCAGGCGGTGGCGGCGCCCCGGCTGCTCACCGGGGCGGCGGGGGCGGACGGGCGGGCCCAGCTGCGCGAGGCGCTGCGGATGGGCGCGGACGCCGTGGGCGGCTCCCCCGAGCTGGACCCGGACCCGGTCGGCTACGTGCAGGCCGTGGTGTCGGCGGCGACCGACTTCGACTGCCCCGTCGACCTGCACCTGCGCGGCGCCGAACCGGACCGACTGGCCCGCATCACGGCCGTGTTGGCGCCGCTGCGCCCCCGGGTGGCGGTGGGCCCGTGCGACCGGCTGGCGCCGGGCGGCGCGGCGGGACTGCGGGCGGCCGGGCTGCGGGTGGTCTGCCTGCCGCAGAGCGGTGCCTGCGGCGCGCTGGACGGGCCGCCCGATGGCCTGAGCCCGGTGATCGTACGGGAGTTGATGAACCATCAACTCCCGCTGGCGGCCGGCAGCGGCGCGCTGCGGGACGCGGTCAACCCGGTCGGTCGGGCCGACCCGCTGGAGGCCGCCTACCTGCTCGCGGCCGGCGGCGCGCTGAGCGTGACCGAGGCCTACGAGGCGGTCAGCGGGCAGGCCAGGCTGCTGATGGGACTGCCCTCGGTCCGGGTGGACGCCGGATTCCCGGCCGAGCTGCTCGCGGTGCGCGGGGACAGCCTGGCGGGCGCGCTGTCCGGCGGCCACAGCCGGCTGGTGGTGCACAGCGGCCGGGTGGTCTCCCGCACCAGCGCGGTACGGGAGTTCGCGGACACCGTGGCGCCCGCCCTGCCGCGGCAGAGCGGGCACCCGTGAGGGGCCTCTCGGCGCCCTGGTGACGCGACCGGCCGGGTCAGCGGTACTCGCGCAGCCGCGGGCGGACCGCCAGGACGGTGAGGGCCAGCGCGCCGGCCAGCAGCAGCGCGCAGGAGACGGCCGCGCCGACGCCGAGCGCCGAATCGCTCTGCTGGATCGAGGAGTCGAAGGCCTGCTGGTTGATCGCCACCACCTTGTCGAAGGCGTCGCTCAACTGGCTGAAGTCCCCGTCCGACTGCCCCGCCGCAGTGCCGGTGTCGAAGGCGATGGCGTCCGCGAGGTGGCCCTGCTGGGCGAGTTGGCG contains:
- a CDS encoding hydrolase, whose translation is MSPEGGCNPLGHGPVLLLSGARLVDGRVVDVRISGDRIQAVGTTGSLGPLPQSALPAGASIGSEPAVIAGARIDLTGYLLLPAPAEPHAHHDTAFTGRPTEVPAGSAERAEAPVELIRRVTEAALTSLGYGATAQRTHVRIGGPDRLGRLEAVLTARQALRGLVGLQAVAAPRLLTGAAGADGRAQLREALRMGADAVGGSPELDPDPVGYVQAVVSAATDFDCPVDLHLRGAEPDRLARITAVLAPLRPRVAVGPCDRLAPGGAAGLRAAGLRVVCLPQSGACGALDGPPDGLSPVIVRELMNHQLPLAAGSGALRDAVNPVGRADPLEAAYLLAAGGALSVTEAYEAVSGQARLLMGLPSVRVDAGFPAELLAVRGDSLAGALSGGHSRLVVHSGRVVSRTSAVREFADTVAPALPRQSGHP